The following are encoded together in the Mumia sp. Pv4-285 genome:
- a CDS encoding MBL fold metallo-hydrolase, whose product MNRLAVTWWGHSTSTIELGGIRVLTDPVLVDRFVHLARRSPSPDASAAVADLVLVSHLHLDHFHLPSLRRIAAGTPIVVPSASTDLLRGLDLDVHEAAPGDVLHLAGVEVQVLEADHPESRHRWSRRVSPPLGFRVVGPGDRSFWFPGDTGPRTDVSHVAPVDLALVPVGGWGPTLGEDHVDPVQAADLVAQVGARWAVPVHWGTFWPLGLGWFAPAARRYLFETPGVRFVDAMEDGSARAVLADHGRRISLGA is encoded by the coding sequence GTGAACCGGCTGGCCGTGACGTGGTGGGGGCACTCGACGTCCACGATCGAGCTCGGCGGCATCCGCGTGCTGACCGACCCCGTCCTCGTCGACCGCTTCGTCCACCTCGCCCGTCGCTCTCCGTCGCCGGACGCGTCGGCCGCAGTCGCGGACCTCGTCCTGGTCTCGCACCTCCATCTCGACCACTTCCACCTGCCGTCGCTGAGACGGATCGCCGCGGGGACACCGATCGTCGTGCCCAGCGCGAGCACCGACCTCCTCAGGGGACTCGACCTCGACGTCCACGAGGCCGCCCCCGGAGACGTCCTGCACCTCGCCGGCGTCGAGGTGCAGGTGCTCGAGGCCGACCACCCCGAGTCGCGACACCGATGGTCCCGCCGCGTGTCGCCGCCGCTCGGCTTCCGTGTCGTCGGGCCGGGCGACCGCTCGTTCTGGTTCCCCGGCGACACCGGACCGCGCACCGACGTCTCGCACGTCGCGCCGGTCGACCTCGCGCTCGTCCCCGTCGGTGGATGGGGGCCGACGCTCGGCGAGGACCACGTGGACCCTGTGCAGGCGGCCGACCTGGTCGCGCAGGTCGGCGCACGGTGGGCCGTACCGGTGCACTGGGGAACGTTCTGGCCGCTCGGTCTCGGCTGGTTCGCTCCCGCGGCCCGCCGCTACCTGTTCGAGACGCCCGGTGTCCGCTTCGTCGACGCCATGGAGGACGGCTCGGCCCGGGCGGTCCTCGCCGACCACGGCCGCAGGATCTCGCTCGGCGCCTGA